Part of the Anopheles coluzzii chromosome 3, AcolN3, whole genome shotgun sequence genome is shown below.
AACCCCTCTCATGTAATGATCAAATGATaaatgctctttttttttcgcaatttTCCACTTTCAGACGACAAACCTGAACGATTCCCACGGTCAGCTGATTGTGCACTGGCTGGGCGAGGGTACGGACGTTATGATCTGTCTCGCCCGCGAACCACCGGACACGGACATGAAGTCTCCGCCGCCATCACCCTCGCGTATCTTCATGTCCGAAGACTATGGCGATACATTCCTGGACAAAACGGCCGACTTTATGCTCAACATTAGCGGCGTTATGACCAACTCTACTGTGGAGCAATTTTTTACGCACCAAAAATATAACACGGTATGTAAGAGCAGGCCAGGAGGAACGTTGTGAATGAtgtgaattaattaaaacgctttcttttgctttagATTGTCTTCATAGACCCGCGAAATCAAGCGATATTCACATCGGAAGACTACGGCAAAACGATAACGATGCGAAAGCTTGACTTTACCCCATCGGACGTATCATTTTACGACTCGGATCGGCGAACTTTCCTCGTGCTGGACAAGCGCGATCCCCAGAGGAAGGTTAGCACTAGCGGAGCAATGCGTCCTTTTTAATGTAGGAATGATCGTAATACTTCTCGTTTCCACTGTCCTTGCAGCTTTATTACACAACTGACTTTGGCGCATCGTTTACGCTGCTGCAAAGCTACGTCAAGTCCTTCCTGTGGTCATCGGGAGACGGTGTCCCCATCCATCTATACGTGGAACGCAAAGAACCAACAAGTAATTACCCTTGCTAATACCTCCCAACATGGTCACAGTTTGTAACAGATTACCCTTTCCCTTCCTCGCACCTTTTACAGACACCTCGTCAGTGATTTTCTTCAACGCAGCCGACCTCTACACGGGCAACCGGCAGTTTAACGTGCTCGTCGAAAAGGTGGAAGATTTTCACATCAACAAAGACTTTATGTTCGCTTCGCAACGCCTTCCCAACAGCACCCAGCTGCTGATCTCCTACAAGCGGGGCAAGTTCGTGAAGGCCGACTTTCAAACCGAGCTCGACATCCGCGGCTACCACGTGGCGGATGTGGAGGGTCGCCGCATTATGATTTCGGTCGTGCACACGGAGCGCATTTCGCATCTGTACGTGTCCGAGTCGAACGAGGACATGACCGATATAAAGTTTGTGCTGAGCCTGGAGAACATTTTCACCTACGTGCCCGAGCTGAACTGGCGCACGAGCTGGTTGGTGTAAGTAGTGATTAGTTTAAACTTAAAAAGGAATTATAAATACTAAGGTCCTTTTTCTTGGTGCAGAAAATCGTCCGAAACAGCCTTCACCGACCTTTACCGGGTGGAAGGGCTGCGCGGTATCTACATCGCATCGAAAATGAACCGCATTCCGGTATCGGAAACGATCACACCGGACTATCTGATGTCGGTGATCACGTTCGATCATGGCAATACGTGGCGCCCGATCAAGGCACCGGAAACGGACGACGAAGGAGCGCTGCTGAACTGTGGCAAGGACTGTAGCCTTCATTTGTCGCAGAAATTCTGTTCTCTTTACCCAGTAGCACGGTATGTTACGCTCTTTTTCTGTAACATTAAATCCTCTATTGAGACATTATTACAGCTCTTTCTTCGCTTTTTCCCTACAGCTCGGTGACCATCATGAGCTCAAAAACCGCCCCGGGCGTCATTATGGCGGCCGGTGTCGTCGGAAAATCCCTCAAAGGCCATCCCGGCGTTTACATTTCGCGTGACGCGGGCCTAACGTGGAAGCAAATCCTGAAGAACTACTACTTCTTCAACATGGGCGACCACGGTGGCATTCTGGTGGCGGTCAAGTACTTCAAGCTGAAGggcgaaacgaacgaaatcCTCTACTCGACGGACGAGGGCGAACGGTGGCACTCGACACCGTTCATCGGCAACCAGCTGAAGGTGTACGGGTTGATGCGGGAGGCCGAAGCGAACGGTACGATCTTTACGCTGTTTGGATCGGAGCAGGAAGAGCATCGGTGGCTCATCATTAAGATCGATCTGAAGAACGCGTTCACAGCGAACTGCACGGAGGATGATTACAAGTTCTGGACGCCGGGAAGCTACTCGGGCGATTACTTTATGCCGTGCGTGCTCGGCCGGCAGGATACGTACCAGCGGCGCAAACCACACGCCAACTGCCACAATGGCATCGGGTACGAGCGGCCGATCCGGCAGGAGGTGTGCGAGTGCAACAGCTGGGACTTTGAGTGTGATTATGGCTTTGTGCGGAGCGGCCAGAAGCGATCGTTCTGCGTGCGCAACAAAACAATGACCAACTTTGACCCGTACGCGGTGCCGGCCTCGTGTAAGCCGGGTGCGTTTTACAAGCGTACGCGTGGCTACCGGAAAATCGAAGGAGACGTGTGTGTGGACGGTTTTTCGTCCCAGTTTCTCCCCCAATCGATCCCCTGCCCGATGGAGCAGTCGAACGAGTTTTTGATCATCGCGCAGCGGGAAAAGATTGCGCGGATCGATctgcgcaacaacaacacgcgcACGGAGTTTGCCATTCCCGGGCTGAAGAATGTGATCGCGATCGAGTTCGATCAGAAGCGCAACTGCGTGTTCTGGGCTGATATACTGACGGACGTGATCGGCCGGCAGTGTTTGAACGGTAACTCGACGTCGGAAACGCTGGTAGACAATGGACTGTCCTCCGTCGAGGGCATGTCGTACGATTGGATCTCGGAGGTGCTGTACTTCGTGGACGGTATGCGGCTCATGATTGAAGCGCTGCGAGTGCCACCCCCTGGGACGATCCCACCGCCCGGGTCGCCACGAACGCCCAACGTGCGCCACACGATCATCGACAGCAAGTATCTGAACAAACCGCGCGGCATCGTGGTGCACCCGATGGAGGGCTACCTGTTCTGGACGGACTGGAACTCGATCCGGCCGTCGATTTCGCGCTCGAATATGGATGGTTCCGATGTGCGGGAGCTGTTTACGAAGCCGCAGGTCGCGTGGCCGAACGGCGTCACGATCGACTACATGGCGGAGCGGTTGTACTGGGTGGACGCGAGCAAGGACTACATTGCGAGCAGTGATCTGGATGGTAAAAACTTCCACAAGGTGATGCAGCAGGACCCGTTCGTGCAGCATCCGTTCGCGGTGGCGGTGCTGAAGGACGTGATGTACTGGGACGATTGGAAGCAGAATTCGGTATTTTCCGCGGACAAGGATCACGGCATAATGGCGAAGCTGGTGGCGGAGAATATGACCAATCTGATGGACATGAAGGTGTACGGGCACACGATCCAGGTCGGAACGAACGCGTGCTCGAACAATGAGCGCTGCTCGCACATCTGTGTCGGAGGGCCGAAGCGTACGTACAGCTGTCTCTGTCCAGATGGTATGGAGCTGGTGAAGGAACGGTGCACGTGTCCGGCGGGCACCACGGCGCAGGCGAATGGGTGCGCCCGGACGGGCAAAACCTGTGGGCCGAAGTTTTTCAACTGCAACAACACGCGCTGCGTGCCTCAGATGTACAAGTGCGACGGGGAGGACGATTGCGGCGATCGGAGCGATGAGGAGGGATGCCCGGCGGCGAAGCCGGCCTGTCCGCCGCACATGTTCACCTGCAAGCTGGACCAGCAGTGCATCCCGAAGCACTATCTGTGCGATTTCGATCGCGACTGTAAGGATGGAAGCGATGAGGAGAACTGCAAGACCCCGAATTGTAAGACGAACGAGTTTACGTGCGACAATGGGCGGTGCATTAAGCTGGGGTGGATGTGCGACGGAGAGGACGACTGTCGCGACGGGTCGGACGAGAAGGACTGTCAGAAGAAGAACGCCACGCTGGTTGAGTGTAAGGCGGACGAGTTCCGGTGTAATGTAACGAACGCCTGTCTGCCGAACCAGTGGCGCTGCGACACGGAGAAGGACTGTCCGGATGGGTCGGATGAGGCGAACTGTAACAACAACACGTGCGAATCGTGGATGTTTACGTGCGTGAGCGATGGCAAGTGCATCTACAAAACGTGGCAGTGTGATGGGGCGGCCGATTGTAAGGATGGTAGCGATGAGAAGGACTGTCCGATGCTTACGGGCGGGGGCGGCAGTATAGACGCGGGCAAGACGGAAGCGCCGACGAAGAAACCGGGCATCAACATCAAGCCCGGCCAGGAGTGTCACGATTGGATGTTCAAGTGTAACAACGATCGATGCGTGCCGTACTGGTGGAAGTGTGACGGTGTGAACGACTGTGAGGATCACTCGGACGAGCAGGGCTGTGGCGAGCAGGGAACGGCGGGTGGAAAGCCGATCGGAGGAAATGGAACGACAATGGCACCGACCGGATCGTCGAGCAGTTCGACGCCGCCACGGCGCAAGGATCGTACCTGTGGGCTGCATGAGTTCCGGTGCGATTCGGGTTCGTGCATACCGAAGCGGTTCGTGTGCGACAGTTACAGTGATTGTCCGCGCGGCGAGGACGAGGAGAACTGCCCGAGCCATAAGctgtgcagcaacaacaacttcCGGTGTCGCACGGACGGTATGTGCCTGCCGATGGATCGGTTCTGCAACGGGATCTCGGACTGTGTGGATGGCAGCGATGAGGAGTGCAATTTTAAGCCTTCAACGTAAGTGTtcctgctggtgctggtgacTATTTGGAGGGGTAAATCTAATTTTGTGGCTCTTTCACACTTTCTCTCTTGTAGGTCGGTGACGACGAACCGCAACTGCAGCACCAATCCGGGCGTGTTTGCCTGTGACAACACGTGCTTCGCGCTGATGCTACAGTGCGACGGCAAGCCGGACTGTTACGATGGATCGGATGAGGAAAATTGCTCTGGCAATCGGAAAGGACGACACTATCAGGTAGGGAGTGCTAGGAAGTGAAATATAAATCAATCCACATCTCATTtaacacactctctttctgtctttcTGTCCACAGGTCACACAGATCAGTGTCGATCAGCGTTCGCTCAATTCGACCAGCTTCCTGATCTTCTGGTGGCTTCCGGCGACCGTTAGCCTTGAATATTTGCCCTCCATCTTCTACAACAATGAGTGGAAAAACGTATCCAACTGGATCACGGAGACGGAGTATCGCTTTACCAACCTGAAACCGTACACGACCTACACCGTGACGACGTACGTGCGGGCGAAGGGCCAAACGAAGATTACCCCACCTTACATTTACTACGAAATTGCGACAACCGAAGGAAGTAAGTTTAATTGGTTGCTTGAGAGAAATTTCATGATTCATGATTTTGAAACGATTCATTCAtattggaaaataataattccaCCTTAAAAACGATCGTTATTCGAAGCTTTCTCTTAATGATTTGTGAATCATATTACACGTTAGATTAACAAAGAATCACAATTCTTAAATGATTCATGAATGTCGAAAAAGAGCGATTCTGTTTTAAGATTCGTTTCGCAATTCAGAGTCATTAATCATTTTAATGATTCATATGAGTCATTCTTTCAGACGACTATTTACGGATACATTCGGATACATTGGACAATTATTTGCTCCAAAATTCAAGATGTTTAAATGATTCACAAATATCGTTAAAGAACTCTCTCGTGCAAGATTCATTTCGTAGTTCGAATAACTCGCTTTTATTGATTCATATTAATGAACCATTTATAAAGTCCGATGAAGCACAGCACTTATCAGACACAGGTTCATAACTAATTCagaattgtttaaataattctCATTCTTAAAgaaattcatgaatcattTCTAGATTTTAAAAAccctttacagggttttccaagacACTTTCAAATGTAACTATTGTTATTGACCGCATGCcagatgttaatccacatcaatctaatattttatttccatcataatattttttaatttcttcagcatgattttcaacacttttcaagctggattgagtttgacagttctttgttgtgtgttgaaaatcatgtttttaaactgaaatttcattttgaagcaaatacaccgTTTgtcagctgttgaaaaacatgtaGAATGCGGTGTTCGAActatgtgcacattcgaaagtgacttgaaaAACTCTGTAtaatttaagttttttaatttttttttctttattacacggttttccaagtcactttcaaatgtgcacatcattattcaccaccttcaagatgtttttcaacagctgttaTAGtgtattttcataaaaaagtcAGTTCTTACTCATGATTtttaacacataacaaagaactgtcaaactcaatccagcttgagatgtgttgaaaatgatgtggaagaactgaaacattattgtttaacatttgacagctgttgaaaaacatctggCAATCAATGTGTACAATATGTTGTAGACATTGTAAATTTATTCGGAAATCCCTGTATGTCTACTTAACGTCTTCTTTACGCTGTAAATCGTTGTAACTTCAGTACGATTCATCACCATAAAAAAAGAGCGATTCTGCTTTACGATTCGTTTGGTAATTCGAAAGGCTCTTGTTTAatgattcatatgaatgaaccGTCTTTAAAGAGTCACAAAACACGTAACTAATCTGTATCAATGTTTAATGTCCTCCCACTCTTCACTTTCCAGTCCCTTCACCACCGCTGAGCGTTTCGGTCATACAGCAGAACGGTTCCCGCGTGCTCGTCAGCTGGGAACCACCGAAGGAAGCGAACGGCAAGCTCGAAGGCTACACCATCAACTATCGCCCACAGTCCAAAAACGTAACGCCTGCCCAAAACGTCAAGGTAAGCGCATCGGAAACGAGCGTCATCATCGACAAAGACTTCAAACCGCACGAGGTGTACGAGTTTTGGGTGAAGGCCCGCAATGGCAAGCACGAATCGCTCTCCTCCGTCATGGTACCGCTCACGTTCGATGGCACATCGTTCGTGGAGAAGGTAACCCGCATCGaggtgctaaacaaaacggCCAAATCGGTAACGCTGCGCTGGAAGCCGGTGACGAATGCGGACGGCTACATGGTAGTGCCGATCCTGCCCCAAACGTATCCGGTGCTGCCGACGATCAAGGTACAAAACGCCACGGTCATTACGCTGGACAACATGGTGCCGGGGACGCAGTACGTCATCAAGGTGGCCGCCTACGTGAAGAACTTCTTCGGCCAGCACGAAACGACGATCGTTTCGTTCGGCGGTGTGCCACTGCCCGCGCTGAACGTGGAGCTGAAGGAAAAGACGGACCAGTACGCGCTGCTGCAGTGGGACGAACCGAAGGGACTGGACACGAGCAAGCTGGTGTACGGGGTGTACTACGGCACCAGCATGGATGCGCTGTTTGAGGGTAAGCAAGCGTCATTGAGGGCATTTTGTATAGCAACGATCTTGTAATAACGATTTCCTCCTCTAATTTGCAGCCGCACGCATCAACACAACCGCTCGGAGCATTAAGCTGGCCGGCCTGATGCCGTGCCAATCGTACCTGGTCAGCGTCGGTATCGTCGGTCCGATCGGGCCCGGCCCGCTCGGTCGCAATCCGCTGAAGCTGGAGACGGCATACAATCGTACGCTTCCACCAAAGGAACTAACAGTTGATATTAACGAAACTAGTCAAGAAATGACCATCGAATGGCAGCATAGCTGTGCTTTGGATTTGACCGCATACCCAGCATACATTGTAAGTGTATATTGTGTGAGTAAAGAGGTATGTAGAGAAAATGGTACAAAACAATCTTCTCCCATCATCTCTTCGCGCAGATTACGGTACGCGAGCTGACGCTCAACAAAACGTCCGTCGTGACGGTGCAACCGTCCAGCAACAAAACCATGGTGCACGTGTTCCGACAAATCCCGAAGGGTGCGGCGTACGAGATTTCCGTCTCGACCGACATCCCGAACGCGCAGGCCGTCCGGATGGTTGCGTACTCGGCTCCGCTGCCCGCACCCGATCAGCTGCAGGTGTGGCCGGAGCGTAACGGCACGTACGTCGTGTTTTGGAAGGCGGTGAAAGATTTCAAGGACGATGGGTAAGTGTTTTGGTAGGACTCAAAGTTAGAAAGTAGCGATTAATTTGCTCTTTATGGTTTGGTTTAGCTTTACGTACGAAATTATTGTGCACGAGGGCCACGGCATTAACAACTCCGTGCCGCCGTTCCTGACGATACCGGCCAAAGAGCCGCCGGCCTTCATTCAACCGGATCAGCTGAAATCGATCGCTGATCATGGCGTCTTTACGGTTGGCGTTCGACTAAAAACGGATCAGGTAAGAGAGTCGTTGGCTTAAATTTATATGAATCCTGAAGCTCATTTGTAATCGTTCGTCATCTTCCCTTCCCCCACAAACTAGGGTCTGTACTCCGACATCGTAGAGACGGAATCGTTCACCAAGTACAGTGCGTGGATCATGATGGAACCGTCCACCGCCACCGTCAGCTCGGCGTGGAAGTGGATCGTGCCGACGGTCGTGGCGGTCGTGCTGGTCGCAGTGCTGGTGTACTTCGTGCAGCGGCATCGCCGGCTGCAAAGCTCGTTCAGCCGGTTCGCCAACTCGCACTACGACACGCGAACCGGTGCCACGCGCATCGGCTGCACGCTGGACGATGACGAGCACGAGCATCAGGAGGTACCGCGCAGCTTCTCCGACGACGAGCCGCTGGTGATTGCTTAAGCGAACGTAAACGACAGTGCAAGGTGAGTCTGGAGGCGTGTGTAAAGTTTGTCCCACGGGCGCACGGGGGCTTTGCTAATATATTTAATAGATTATGCGTGGTAACGATACGATCTCTCAGATAAAATCCTCCTTGCCTGCGTGTCCACACCAAGACAAAAGGCAGAGGCGGGGAAGGGTTGATGTTGAAACGGAACGCTCCGGGGGTTTATAAAAAGTAGCGCGCGCGTAAACTAGCGAGCACAGAACTGAACCACATTATGCTGATACACGTGTCCGTGCGTGGTACGCACGTGTTTTGTTGCGCATTAAATCCCCCATTTATCGTACATTTAATCGAGTCAGCCAGCttccgacgacgacgaaacaCGCGGCGTGTAACACGATATTATACTGGGCCGAACAGGGAGGCCAAATAATtgatatgaaaaaaaagaaaacaaaaaacaaaccctaaCAAAGACGTACTAAAGAAAGTCAAACAAGAGACAcaagaaataaatgaaaaaaaaactaaaataagcattaagaaaaaaatgcgtTAAACAAAGAAATAGAGAcagagaaaaaggagaaacagTGAGTGACGAGAGGAGTGCTAAAatggaagcaaacaaaactgaaagactaaactaattttttgtgtatttatgtGTTGTTCGTTTTATTGAAATAGATTTATTTAAAGTGTAGCCAAGTGGGAATAGAATTGGAcagtagcaaaaaaacataaagcaaAAGAATGAATAATCGTGTCGTTCTGTAGAGTCCATTGCTGCGATACGGAAGGAAATGGAGAGAGTgcaggagagaaagaagagtgTAGTAAGCAAAGTTTTGTCGTGGAAAAACAgtcaatatatatatattgctAATTTGTACCGTTTGTAAGCAAACTCTTTGCGTGTAAACTATTTGTACATTctgtttatgttgtttgttcTTCTCTTCCTTCAATCCTTCCAACTAGAATGTCATatacaatttgtttgtttgtttttttttcttctttctctcggGTACAGCATGTGTGTTGCGTGTTTGTCGCGCGTTATCACGGTTTTTTAATtgtaataatataaatacTATTAATAGGCatgtttgaagaaaaaagaaggggAAGAAGGGGAAGAAGGGGGAAAACTGCATAACAATAAAACGGCAAACGGAACCACTTGTGGGCACACAGCACGTGTCTCTTGTGGGAGAGTAGAGGAGCACAGATTTGCTCATAGAAAGAAGATGTAAGAAGAGACGTTTGCAAGTGTACAGATTCTGTGAAATTGTGGCGTGTTTTGCGAGGAgaatatttgtaaaaaaaacaaagcaaaaaactgtaaaatgcTACGATAAGTTACAATACACATCCTTTTAAACGGAGAAACAAGAGTGGAGAGGAAAGGTTAACGCCTCATCCTTCTTTCAATTTTCTCCCCGCCCTATAGCAATTGGGCATTGAATTAAGCTTGAGTTTGATTGAACCACGGGTATTACGTTTCGTATGAATTTATATGAGCAATGTTTGAAATGGGTTTTTGTAATTGGTAGTGATTTTAGCAGACGCGCGGCGTAAAAACGATCGCATCGCGCATCATTATAACATCTCCAAAAAATAACTGTATTTTTACTATAAGATGAAAACGGAAGGTGGTGTGCTCCATATAAGATAAAACGGGAGGATAGAAATAGCTCAGACATAAAATACTATCAGAAAGTTTACTTAAACCCCATTTTTTCCCGCCACCAACCAGAGGCATACCCCAAAAATGCAGATAGAGATGTTGACCGAATGTAGGTCCCTTGTTTTGAGCTAACTCGTAGTGATGATCGTAACTGTAGAGGCATCCGCTTCCGACTGCAGATTTTGGGTAAAGGAGGACGATGAGAAGGTATTTGTACAGTAGGACGATTGCAAGCTGAGCAAGAGTGAAGTGTGTGGTCCAAAAGAAAGGTAAACGAACGATAGGTTAACTATATTGTGTAATTTTTGGGTAATTTTCTGTCTTTGGATgtgagtctgtgtgtgtgcgatcgcTTTCATGCAGAACGGGTAGTTTTAAAACCACGCCTGACTACTATCAATCTACTAAAACCGTGCATTGATAAGCTCTATCAAACGGGTAGGCGAAGAGAGAGAAGTGAAACAGAAGTGGATTGTTTGGTAAATGTTCTTCCGTTTAACAAGAAAAATGAACAAGAAATCTTTGGTTTCAGGCTTCTCTATACtagaatacacacacacacacacacacaggacaaCACACCAAGaattccaaaataaaaaaattaaataaaagaagatccttcttcttttgaaacacaaaacagtaGTGAATATAAAATAGTCCGCCAGGGGTTTGCAGAAACTGAGTTGTGTGTAATTGATTATCTTTACCATTAAGTAGCGAAACAATAAAGACGACaatgagtatgtgtgtgtgtatgtacgacGTGTGTACTCCCCCTTCCCAATATGTATGTGCGCCATTACCGTCCAGTTGCGGACGTCCTCA
Proteins encoded:
- the LOC120959443 gene encoding sortilin-related receptor-like; this translates as MARPVVAAAAAVVVWRRLTVLLTVLCLYGLVVPTEQQSSVRHGFPPSVLHVEPDVEASRRLPRTVTLSVADLDGEDGGVNPEVAALLGRSPFLRDELARRAKRDAPPPTKDAAALNKTIPAAAVAAGAAAPPPAGSNSSTPTKNTVASEFSPSPIIKAKTTNLNDSHGQLIVHWLGEGTDVMICLAREPPDTDMKSPPPSPSRIFMSEDYGDTFLDKTADFMLNISGVMTNSTVEQFFTHQKYNTIVFIDPRNQAIFTSEDYGKTITMRKLDFTPSDVSFYDSDRRTFLVLDKRDPQRKLYYTTDFGASFTLLQSYVKSFLWSSGDGVPIHLYVERKEPTNTSSVIFFNAADLYTGNRQFNVLVEKVEDFHINKDFMFASQRLPNSTQLLISYKRGKFVKADFQTELDIRGYHVADVEGRRIMISVVHTERISHLYVSESNEDMTDIKFVLSLENIFTYVPELNWRTSWLVKSSETAFTDLYRVEGLRGIYIASKMNRIPVSETITPDYLMSVITFDHGNTWRPIKAPETDDEGALLNCGKDCSLHLSQKFCSLYPVARSVTIMSSKTAPGVIMAAGVVGKSLKGHPGVYISRDAGLTWKQILKNYYFFNMGDHGGILVAVKYFKLKGETNEILYSTDEGERWHSTPFIGNQLKVYGLMREAEANGTIFTLFGSEQEEHRWLIIKIDLKNAFTANCTEDDYKFWTPGSYSGDYFMPCVLGRQDTYQRRKPHANCHNGIGYERPIRQEVCECNSWDFECDYGFVRSGQKRSFCVRNKTMTNFDPYAVPASCKPGAFYKRTRGYRKIEGDVCVDGFSSQFLPQSIPCPMEQSNEFLIIAQREKIARIDLRNNNTRTEFAIPGLKNVIAIEFDQKRNCVFWADILTDVIGRQCLNGNSTSETLVDNGLSSVEGMSYDWISEVLYFVDGMRLMIEALRVPPPGTIPPPGSPRTPNVRHTIIDSKYLNKPRGIVVHPMEGYLFWTDWNSIRPSISRSNMDGSDVRELFTKPQVAWPNGVTIDYMAERLYWVDASKDYIASSDLDGKNFHKVMQQDPFVQHPFAVAVLKDVMYWDDWKQNSVFSADKDHGIMAKLVAENMTNLMDMKVYGHTIQVGTNACSNNERCSHICVGGPKRTYSCLCPDGMELVKERCTCPAGTTAQANGCARTGKTCGPKFFNCNNTRCVPQMYKCDGEDDCGDRSDEEGCPAAKPACPPHMFTCKLDQQCIPKHYLCDFDRDCKDGSDEENCKTPNCKTNEFTCDNGRCIKLGWMCDGEDDCRDGSDEKDCQKKNATLVECKADEFRCNVTNACLPNQWRCDTEKDCPDGSDEANCNNNTCESWMFTCVSDGKCIYKTWQCDGAADCKDGSDEKDCPMLTGGGGSIDAGKTEAPTKKPGINIKPGQECHDWMFKCNNDRCVPYWWKCDGVNDCEDHSDEQGCGEQGTAGGKPIGGNGTTMAPTGSSSSSTPPRRKDRTCGLHEFRCDSGSCIPKRFVCDSYSDCPRGEDEENCPSHKLCSNNNFRCRTDGMCLPMDRFCNGISDCVDGSDEECNFKPSTSVTTNRNCSTNPGVFACDNTCFALMLQCDGKPDCYDGSDEENCSGNRKGRHYQVTQISVDQRSLNSTSFLIFWWLPATVSLEYLPSIFYNNEWKNVSNWITETEYRFTNLKPYTTYTVTTYVRAKGQTKITPPYIYYEIATTEGIPSPPLSVSVIQQNGSRVLVSWEPPKEANGKLEGYTINYRPQSKNVTPAQNVKVSASETSVIIDKDFKPHEVYEFWVKARNGKHESLSSVMVPLTFDGTSFVEKVTRIEVLNKTAKSVTLRWKPVTNADGYMVVPILPQTYPVLPTIKVQNATVITLDNMVPGTQYVIKVAAYVKNFFGQHETTIVSFGGVPLPALNVELKEKTDQYALLQWDEPKGLDTSKLVYGVYYGTSMDALFEAARINTTARSIKLAGLMPCQSYLVSVGIVGPIGPGPLGRNPLKLETAYNRTLPPKELTVDINETSQEMTIEWQHSCALDLTAYPAYIITVRELTLNKTSVVTVQPSSNKTMVHVFRQIPKGAAYEISVSTDIPNAQAVRMVAYSAPLPAPDQLQVWPERNGTYVVFWKAVKDFKDDGFTYEIIVHEGHGINNSVPPFLTIPAKEPPAFIQPDQLKSIADHGVFTVGVRLKTDQGLYSDIVETESFTKYSAWIMMEPSTATVSSAWKWIVPTVVAVVLVAVLVYFVQRHRRLQSSFSRFANSHYDTRTGATRIGCTLDDDEHEHQEVPRSFSDDEPLVIA